Genomic segment of Arachis hypogaea cultivar Tifrunner chromosome 11, arahy.Tifrunner.gnm2.J5K5, whole genome shotgun sequence:
aaataagcctaccattttatgtcacccttgttagccactttgagccttttaatcccatttattctatattttaccacattactagccttaagcggaaaaacaattaaatatcccaattgaatctttggttagcttaagatagaaattgtgtatcaattaagtatgggaaaattgtgggaacaagggTTAATAATGGAATGTGTTATGTTCTTACTCtaataaaatattaggaatttgggtgcctactcatgtaaaacagaaaaattaaaaatccatgtgcattgataagttatgtttatttttctatttaaaaaaaataaaaaaagaagaataaaaaaatgaaaaagaaaaaagaaaaaatatatatatatataaatgaataaggggacaaaattaccccaatgttaagttaatgaaaaatcaatgcatatgtgataaaattaaagaaaagttgatacatgagtatgtgatgaaaaagtgggaattttgggtagctaggcatgaattagaattatatagagtatatgtatgttaggtgaaagcttaggttaattaaagattcaatttatagctcacttagccatatatataccctcacccttaccttagccctattacaaccttgaaaagacctcatgatgtttgcattggtacattaaatacttgttgattggttagatgaagaacaaagtttagaaagtatgattagagaagagtagagtgaattaccctatacacttgagtgattagagtgcatataaactaccagtgagggtttaatgcttaattctatgttctctgctttcatgaactatcttcttacaagtttacttgtcttttattgtatgatttggattagtggaatttgatttatatttgtcttggagaatttatttactttcaaCTAaataggtagaaacatcttagcatatagttgcattcatacagataggttgcatttcatacattcctcttcactcctttatagcttctcttgagcttagaatgaggacatgctaatgtttaagtgtagggaggttgataaaccactattttatagtttatcttatgctcaattgagtggtttatatcaattctttgcacacttatccatacaaaatgcatggttttacattcccttcctgattttgtgctatgattgaaaacatgtttcctagaccTTTAAATTGTtaactttaatcctctcttattaccattcgatgtcttgatatgtgcgttaagtgatttcagagattacagggcaggaatgactcaggggatggaaaggaagcatgcaaaagtggaaggaatacaagaagttgaagaaattgctaagctatccagcctgacctctttgcactcaaacgatcataacttgagctacagaggtccaaatgatgcgattccagttgtgttggaaatctaatgtccggggcttcgatttgatatataatttgccatagtggccgtacagctaggcgacgcgaacgcgcgctccacgcggacgcgtcgcagtgacgaaaatcagcgtggcagatttcgcccccagcaatttctgggctgtttctggcccaatttttggcccagaaaacacagattagaggctataaagtggaataatccattcattcataaaacacacttttcattcacataatttttaggttttagatgtagttttagagagagagaggttctcctctctcttaggatttaggattaggatttctcttattttaggattgcttctacaatcacaggttcaaagttcctttaatttattttatgattttatttatttcaatgcttttacttgttaatgttcctaaattggcttatgaacgttttcatgttaagatttgaatattctatttaatattatttgaggtatttcagacttatgattgctttctttaatttatgtatccaaattattttcattcaagtagattttcttcccttttggctttggttgagtaattagcaacacttgagttatcaaactcagctgttgattgaaattggaattctttgctggttaatttgtactccaataactctagtctttccataggagttgactaggacttgaggatcaaattaatttatccacttgactttcctttgtttagaaAGGGTTAATTAGAAGTGGGAGCAtaatccaattctcttcacacctgataaggataactaggataggacgtccagttcttataccttgccaagagattttactattattaatttattttttctgttatttaaattacttgttctttattttaaaaaaacccaaaaacatatctttttacataaccaataataaatcatacctccttgcaattccttgagaagacgtcccgaggtttgaatacttcggtaattattatttttttgggtttttttacttgtgacaaccaaacttttgtaagaaaggaatttttgtcggtctagaagctatacttacaacgcgaatttatttgtgaaaattctagatcgtgtGAGAGTTTTGTTCTTCAAGGCTCCATAACCATCACATTACCCAAGCTATAACTCATTAAAAGCCCAACCTGCTCTATTAAAACATCGTCAGgccaagcttgggggctatgatataGCTGTTAGAACCTAATTTAAAAGGCATAAATCGGCTTTATATGTTATAGCTCGGCTCTGCACGTTATGACTTATTCAAACATCATAATTCGGATCCACACACCATAAGTAAGTATCATAATGATCTGATACGATATTGCTATCCTTTAATAAAAATGATTGCTAAAAACATAACTACTCTGCTTCACCTCACATATAAAAAAGGTAAGATGTTTTATCTTCGGCAGAACTAAGACGAACATACgcaatactaacttaagcatcggattGCCTTTTGCAAGTACACTCCCCCTTTGTTCTCTCCACAACGAGATATACTCTTTGGACGGAAAGCTCGGACATTCAAGCCACCAGCTTGGAAATAAGGATAAAAGCTCGGAGCCGACTGTTATGAAGACGAGGTATATCCGGATAACTCACGCAAGGATAGTGTGCATTCATTGGTTACAGGAGAATTTAGAAGAGAATTGGTGaagattaaagaaaaaagaagccAGGAATCACTTTGAACAAGAAAGAGCAAAGATAGAGAAGCAAGCAGAAAGCTCTCTGAACTAAACAGAGAGCTCTTTGGATTGAAACCAAGTGTACCACGCCAACCAGTTATGCCCTCCCAGGGGCACTAGGTCTTTCAACGTACAACGTGTGAGCACTGGCGTACAACGCCAAAATAGAGGTCGTGTGTAAGCATcattcatgcgtacgcacaagtggcgAAAAATGCTCAATCATGCATACACATGACCCCCAGTTCAACGTAGTATGTGAATACATCAATGTAGGACGTGAAAGCATCAACATAGGAAGTAGAGGTGCCATGCATACACATCTAGCATGCATACGCATAACAAGTGAATTATGAGGCatctcatgcgtacgcatgattgcACTTTCATGTAGTACCTGGGATTTTCCACATACAATGCATGGGACTAAATAGGGGCAAATTTTGAATGAATTCAAGGCCACGTTCAACGTGGGATATTTCATGTACGATGTGAATCATGCCAAAGAGCAATATGGGCCATCTCAAGACTTCATGTACAACCTGAATACCTCACGTACCATGTGAGTGAGGAATGGGTCACTTCCCAAGGGCTTAATGTATTCACCAAAGACCTCCAATTCTTCATCACTCAAGTGACTAATTCAAGACTCAACTCAAGCCCACTAATCACAATAATTAATTGAGCATTGCAAGGAGATAAGATTGAGAGCTTTGCTGGAGGAAAACATtaattagttagattttattttattttaaatttgataatgttttagtttgaatttgaatctttAGGGTTTGTATTTAAGGGGAGAAGAGAGACGTTTTCAgacttcttctcttcttcggcACATTTACCTTCGATAATTCTAGGATTTCTCTAAAGAACATGAGCAACTAATTTTCCTtggttaaagttaggagctctgttgattccaTGACTTAATACACTAGCTTTTTCTACCTTTGATTTATGCATTGATATCTTTTCAagaataaatttttgtttttcatcctAAAAGATTTGAATGTGTTGGGAAACAATTCTTCTCTGACTTGAATTCTTTTAACTTCTTGAAaaagttgattaattgaattaaactTGAAAACTAATTCTCAcaaattttaagttttgaaatTAGACTTGATAAGCGACATAAAATCAACTAAGGGAGATTCTTACGAATTGTGTGGCTTATGAATCAATGAACGTGcttaattcttttcttaaataattgactaagggattagcgattaattaggttaaagagaaatcGAATTGCCAAGGGATTGGGGTTTGATTATTGATGATTTGTCATGATTGTATCTTTACATAATCAAGGTGGAAAGTGAAAAGTATTAATCCAGAAGGTTCaacatctctaaaaccttaactcttTTAATTATACTCTCTTCCAATACTCACTATTTGCTTTTGTTACTTTATTGTTTATgttaaaacttttaaaaactaTAATTTTGATTGTCTAACTAGATTAAACAATTGATCATTCattgcttaatctgttaatcctcgtgggatcgacactcactcaccgtATGTTTATTAATTGGTACGatccgatacacttgccggtagTATTGTGGTTGTAAAAACcgcaacaatatatatatatatatataaataattggaAAAGAAATGAAAGCCTCAGCAATCAGCATGACAAGAATCATCTTAAGTAACCCCaaaagaaaaatcataaaagaCTGTCTATTTCCATGCCATATTCCTATTCCAAGTTGAAGTGTTTGCTTCTTGTTAAGCACATAATTTAAAACCAAGAGTTTGCTTCTTGGAATGTATAGCTGAACACAGATTTCGCATTTACGCATATATCATTGTTCTGCTACAATGACAAGTAGAGAAGTTTGGTTAACGCTTTCCATGCTAATCAGACCTCTACACACAGCGGTGTTCCACTCCTCTGAGAATTTCTACACAAGGAATAAAATGCAGGGAACAAACAAAGGACAGAAGGTACATGCAATGAAACTGCCTCAAgtgaattaataattttaatataaatcccTAATATATTATTGTCCAACAATCAAATCGATTCCCCAACTCACTAAGGTACACGTTAATACACAATGATGTTCAATATCGGAAGTTCATGGCCGCTCTCAACCGCAAAAGTATGCAATTTAATGCACAGGAAACTTCCAGAAAGCACTCCGCAAAAACAAATGATTAAATTAGGCATTGTGATCATCCAATGATACATAGATCATCCTGCATAAAATGCACATGTAATATAAGAATGATAACATCTATTGCTGATGAAAAAACGATGCCTATATTGTAGTAGGCATACCAGAATATGGAAAGGAAGAGGAGCAAAACAAGATAGAAGAGCTTAATGAGTCGTTGCTTCTTTTCCCGAGGGAGCAAGTTGAATATCTCTGTAACATCAACCAAATGCTTTCCTTGATTGTACCTGAAATAAATGtacaaaatacatcaaattagtAGGATTCAAGTGAGAAAATTCAAGTCCATTATGAAATAATGTATGACGATAGCAAAAACACAAATATAACAAGTTCTCTCCTTTGATAGGCTAACTGCGGCGAATTCTGAGATCATCTACTGAACAAGCAGCATGTGCCTCAATACTTGAGTGTTGCTGGCCTGCTGCAGCAGCATTGATCAATTCTGCCACTAGTTACCAGTTTAGAGAACAAACATTCTTCCCCTCAAATAGATATGTTAAGAATTGTAGCCTACCTAGCAATAGTTCTAATATATAAATCAAAATGCTGTTTGTGTCTGTTAAATCAGCTTTTTATTTATGCACAACAAAAATATCACTCCTACTTTTGTGCTAGTCAGCAATAGAGATGCTAATGGTTGGGTAATTGAGTTTGGTTTGATGCAGAAACTGCACCTATTGAGGTTTGAAGCTGCACTAATCCACAACTATTAGAAACCAAACAGAGACATGGAAACTTATTAAAATGGCCAAACTTAATCATTGACCCTGGTATCAAACTGACCAAACTTAACAACAGATCCCAGATTGTTCAGTTCTTAGTTTTTACGAGACAAAAAAGTaagtaaacatcataaactcATTAGTTATAAAGCTGAAATAAATGGGTTAGTTAGCTTGGCTTTCGTTCTCGTCAAAGAATACACTTAAATtgaaatgaagaagaatgaaggaccaaaaaatccaaatccaaatttCAAACACTCCTCCCTCACCACACTACTGTACATGGATAACCCCCAACAAAACCAAAAATGAAGTTACAGTCATCCTCGGCTTATCTCATGTCAGAAAAGAAGTTATTACTATTCTAGGCAGTCATACATATACACTGCAGAGGAATGAAAACATCATCCTTATTTCAATTTGCTGTCTATAATGTAGTAGTTCCAATTACGGGCTCCACAAAACATAATAGTCATACTTCAGTTATTGTAATCATTCCGAAACAAAAAACTTGCTCAATTCATGTTTAGAGTTGATGGAAAACTTACAATCTATAATTGTAGTAGAGGTAAGGAACACAAAATAGTGACATAACCCAATGCCCTGTTATAAGGTAGAAGCAGCATAGGACACCTTGTGTTATAAACTCAGGTAAAATCACTTTGTTTATTCGCGATGAGGAATCGTAAGGATTTATATAATCAAACTCTAGATCTGCCAAACACATTAACTGCATcggatataaaagggaaaagaaataaGTTAGCATACGTTAGATAGCAAAAAAAACAGAAGCTTGATAATAAGCAAACAGCTGCAAAGACAATTTGATGGCATTGCAAAGAACACTTAACTAGAACATGATAGACCAACATGAAGAACATACAATCATAAGAAACTCAGGTCCTCTCTACTAGATGTacctaattcaaaattagacTAAACAGCATACTCTACTTAACTACGATCATATTTTTCCAGTCTTAGAACTGAGTTTAATATACAAAAATTTCACATGCATTCTGGCCATTGAATCACATCTTCTGAGGAAAATTACACAAAAAGAGCCCCATCGTACCACAAATTTTCATTCTTCACTGTCTTCTGTTGCAGAGAAAAGTAAAAGTTTCACTTTTTAAcctattttaaaagtaaatttctTCTCGTTCATCAACTTCAGAGAATTAATGAAACTTAACACGCAAAAGAAAGAACGAGTGAAGCCTTTTTTTTCTGCAACCGATACCTAAAATCTATTACCACAAATGAACAAACTAACCAGAGAAATTCTTTCCGTTGCAAATTAAGAACTCAAAAACAAAAATGCACATAAAAGAGGGGTTGTCGTTTGGGAAATTTTGACCTGGTAAATAACGATGACAAGCAAGGCAATAAGGATAAAGAAGGAGATGAGCCACGCAAACAGATCAGCCATATGCTATTTCTCCCTCTTCTCCTTCCTTTCTAACTTATAATTTCAGGGCTTTTCACTTCTCTCTCTTCCACGCAGTGGTGTGAGAGTGCGCACGATTGCGGGTGTGCAGAGCTCGTGCGCAGTGCGCACGGCTTGCTCGATTTGAATAACTGAATGTAAGTAGTGAAAGGCAGAGAGAGAAGCAGAAGGCAGAAACCTAGAACCAATGGAAGGCTTGGAGGATCGGTATTCACTATTCAGTTCCGCAAGTAATCGGGGGAGGAAGCTAAGAATCCTGTTCCAAGTTGAAGTTAACACACTCTCTAATAATCATTCTAGCAAGAgcttgtttgggtgtattatctttttttgaattatctttttttaaaaaattttatgagaagataaaaataattttatgtttagatattttataatttttttatttattatataaaaaatatttttttaaataaaaaaaatttaaaaaaatataaattataattttttaaaaaagatattttttttatttttttaatatttttatttttactattaaaaatttactaaatatattaaaaataaaaaaaattatctatttttattaaaaattttttttatcgaaATAATAACGTTTaaacaaacattaaaaaaaagagtGGAATTagctaaataaatattaaaattagtattaattaaaattattaaatttttaataagtatcttcaaaatttaagaaatatttgtatttttatggaagctttttaaattattaagcTTACCAAATACGCATAACAAGTTTAATAACTCATGTTATGCTTCggagttattttttaataaatattactatatattttagaataaaaaatttgagactaattaatttattgagaaataataatataagaatttaattttgatgcgctGTTAGTATGAAATAATTTTACACGCGCATCTAATTGTATAACgtcacatcaataaaaataactaactttaaaattaatttggtcaTCCAAAAAAATAGATGTAATTATATGATTGGATAAAATACCTTACACtgtcaatatatcaaaattaaactcataatatAATCATAAAATACTTTTTGATATTAaacaattcaaaaaataattaccaAAGTTGCAATATTGttatacaaaaataattaaaattttttatcataatttatagttattaattttttttgatacACTAAACTTTTGTCAGTATTGTACTCTCACGCATaaatgagattttttttaaataaataatttaattctttTCTTTATTGATATATGAAATTTGTAAAGTATTTACAATTTTGCATTACTTTACTTATCTCATTTATATGGTAAATGAGTTGAGTTTAAGTGTATCTTATTTATACTACATTTTGGGATAAATATATCATGTTTGCACACATGATACATAAGAGAGGATGAACCACATGTATCTTATATACATTGTTAACGAAATGTGTGAAAAATGTGTGAAAAACTATTTCGActagttatatatttataaaaggaTCTGCAAGCATCAGTCGTCTCCACAAACATTTTACTTCTTCTCCGCTATTCTTTcaataaatttagtaaaaatatctAGTAGTAGTAAATATATTGTCGTAAGTCTATATAACACCCAAACTttcagcacgtcatgatcgtaccaaagcAAGGCGTTACttacctgttttccttatttactatttaatattgagcctttagttcaatTTCGCATTTCAATTTTTAGGAAAAAGccgaaaatttttgtttttattacttaaaatcatatatcaaagatctCAAAAAAAATACtagtcacataattattaataataataaatatcttacaaaagaatacaaaagaaattcagttacaactcctatccctctgtataaaataaaataaaataaaaacaaggacGAGGGAATTCTATAAAAGCAACTCAACAcataaacttaaataaaactcCTAATCGCCCGCGGCTTCAAACTGAGTCTCCGAACCTGTCActaaaagggtggaagattttggggtgagaacaaaccactagttctcagtagggaatatgAATGCTGCACTAAACAGAGTAAATACAAATAGCTAATTCATATCATaaaaacaatttcacttaaaATAGTTTTAAGTTCCTTCCTTTAATTCACGTTAATTAAACAAAATTCCAATCACATTAACAATTCCTTATCCATAAACATCATTCCTAATTACTTTATTAAGATCACAACACAAGTAAAATATCCATAAAGCACGTAAGCACATCACCAAAACAACAGCacaaacacaaataaataaaataaagcaaacacaatcaaatgtaaatgcgcaaacaagatgatgcatgcctgttcctagcgcaggccatgagctcatgcgtcggttgtctacccgcaacccgacgttactcagAGTGAACCCCGAGTATGGTCCCTTTACTGTGTCAattagacaccttggcatcacggttacccgtgtcaattaggcctcattataataacatttcaatgtgtatcacagtaaggaacagtgctatcaattaggcgaacattcccgcattagcaatctcaggctatccattaggcgggcactttcgcattagcagttcggcacaaggcccattcaatataattctcaacttttatttcattccttgttcctcatttttctttcttcactTTATCTCTCAATATCATTGTCTTTAACTTTAACCTTTCTTAGGAGCAACTTACACATTTTTATTAAACTAAGTCCTTGAACTTTTATAGAAATTCGGACATAATCTCCTCTAAAATAG
This window contains:
- the LOC112721579 gene encoding protein cornichon homolog 4; the encoded protein is MADLFAWLISFFILIALLVIVIYQLMCLADLEFDYINPYDSSSRINKVILPEFITQGVLCCFYLITGHWVMSLFCVPYLYYNYRLYNQGKHLVDVTEIFNLLPREKKQRLIKLFYLVLLLFLSIFWMIYVSLDDHNA